TAAACATTGCAGCTATCCATAAAAACGCTCTTGACAGCTTTCCTGTAAATACACTAATGAACGCAAGTCCTAATGGCACTGCAATCAACCAAACGGGGTTCATGCCTTATCCCCCCTTATTTCGTCCAATTCGATGGTTCCATAGGATTCTTTCACTTTCAGAACTAAAGATAGTGCGAGGGCTGTTACACCGACGCCGATAACAATCGCCGTCAGGACAAGAGCCTGAGGGAGAGGGTCTACGAAGTTCATCGTACTCCTGTTGACAGCCGGAGAAAGTATTGGAACTTTCCCATCAGCCACATATCCAATGGAGACAATGAAAAGGTTCACTCCAAGTTCAGCTATGTTCAATGAAACAATGAGCTTGACCAGATTCTTTTGCGATAGCAGACCATATATTCCAATGGCAATTAGCACAAGAGAAAAGTACTGAATCATTCCTCTCCCTCCTCTGCGAAAAAGTCGTCAAGGAGTCCGGAGAGCTCTGCTCCTACCTTTAGGCCTATTATGGAATAAACAACAGGTATTATCCCGGCACTGAGAAGATCACCAACTGTGCCGGTTGGTAGAAAGTTCTGCAAGAAAGAACCTGTCACGAGGAGTCCAGCGATACCGACTGCAACATATACGAACCCCATCGTACCTTCAAGGACTTTCAGAGCTTTAGGAGCTCTCTTTTTATCATCTACCAAAAGCATGAGGAGCATACCCGCAGCGATTATCGTACCGCCTGGGAAACCGCCTCCAGGAGTCAGGTGTCCATGGATGAATATGTAAGCGCCAAATACCAAAAGTAGGGTGGCTACTATCCTCGCAGATATTCTGACTATTGGATTCACTGAGATGGGAAGAACTTTCCTTCGGCCGCCCCCTATAAGGATGGCAACACCTGTTGCTGAAAGAAAGAGAACAGTAACCTCACCGAGAGTATCAAATGATCGATAGTTGACTACTATTGAAGTCACCACGTTCGCAGAACCACTTTCGGCATCTTTTGTTTCACCATAGATTATTTCACCGTTGTCTCCGTTGACAGATTTGGAAATGTATTTCTCAGAGACGCGTTCAGAAAGATCTACTTTCCCAAATTCAGGAATACCTTGAAGTGTTTCTGTGTCAGAATTAAGGACGCTGATAAACATAATGAAGAACAGAAATGCAATCAGCGCAGCGATGAATTTCTTCATTTTGATTCCTCCTTTCCCAATCTTTTCAAGGTAAGGAGGAATATTGCTGTTGTGAGCCCCGCACCAACAGAAGCTTCCGTGATAGCTACGTCTGGAGCTTTAAGCAAAACAAAAGAAACAACAGCGAGCAGACTGGTCAGCGAGAGCATCACAATAGATGTTAAAAGGCGTTTTGCTTCGATGGCAACGATAGAGCTCACCACGATAACTATGCCGATTATGAAGGAAATAATATTCACTCCTCTTCACTCCCCTCTTTGGGAAGGTATTCTCCCATGTCCGTTCTTGGGTCGGGCTTAACACCAGATTTCAAAGAAGCCCTTGCCAATGCCGAACTCCCAACAGGATTCGTAATAGCTATGAAAGCGACTATCACTATCGTTTTCAACAGCCATTCGGGGTGAATGAAGCCTACCCCCAGTATGAATGAAAAGGAGCCAAGGGTAGTGGCTTTGGTACCTGCCTGCAATCTGTTGTACACATCAGGCATTCTCAGTACACCAAGCCCTCCGAGGAGATAGAAAAGCGAACCGATAGTCATTAGTGTGTATCCGATTATCTCCATGATCATTTTCTCCCCTCCAGATACCGCGCCACAACCACCGTTTCGAGGAATGAAAGTGCCGCGTACACAAGTGCTATATCAAGGAAGAGCGGGTTTTCTTCTATGAGCGCGAACAATACGATGACCCCGGTGACAATGACGTTCATGATATCCAAAGCTGCCACTCTATCAGAGAGGGTTGGACCGCGGAAGATTCTTAAGAGAGCAAGAACTGCGCCAAAAGCGATTAGTGAAAGGAAGACAATCAGGGTTGTCATTCGAAGATCCCTCCGATCTTTTCTTCAAAGCTGCCCACGATGGCTTTCTTTATGTCTTCCGTATCCACGGCCTGCTTGTCGATCCAATGGACGAAAATTCCTTCTTCGTCTATATCGAGACTGAGAGTGCCGGGGGTAAGCGTTATGGAATTCGCAAGGGTCAGCTTTGAAATTTCTCCCTTCAATTTCACAGGTACTTTCACGATAGCTGGGTTTATGGGTAGGTTTGGGTTGAGAACTCTTTTTGCAACATCAAGGTTGGCTTTGACCATTGCGACGATGAAAACTGGTAGATACCCGAAAATGAACTTAATTGCCCTTATCGGGAAATCAATACCAATTTTCATCTTCGAATAGCGTGCCATAACGGCTGCTACCAGCAATGCGACGACAAGGCCCATAAGCAATTCCGCAGAGGTTAAGCTTGTCGTAAAACCTATCCACATTAGGTAAGTCACCACAAAAACAGAAAGAAAATTCAGGGTCATAACATACCCCCTTCTTGTGAAATTGTGAAATCCATAACTTGTGTTATTTATATCTTACCATAACCCCGTAAGGGTGTTACGATATTTTGTTAAAATAAAGAAAACAATCAGCTATACACCAGCCCTAATGGGCAAAAAATAGCAGCGGAAGGTAACGGTAGGTTTTCTGTCTTAAGAAAGCCAGGGGTATAACGTTATTCTGACTTTTCTCGTTTCATTAAATATGTGCGTTTGTCGGCAAGTTTAAGCAGTTCGTGGAAGTCCTTGGAATCATCGGGGAAGCTTGCTATACCATAAGATATTGATACAGGTGTGGTAGTTTCTATACGTTTTTTTATTCTTTCTATCACGTTTCTCGCCGCGTTTTTTTCAAGAGGCAGCAAGATCACAAATTCATCGCCACCATATCGAAAGGCGCGATCGACCCCAGTTCTCGTTTCAGAGAGAATAATATCTCCGATCTTTTTCAGTACCCGATCCCCTTCTGAATGGCCATGTTTGTCGTTCACGGCCTTGAACCTATCCACATCTATGAACACGAGAGAGCAAATATCTGTGTCAAAAGATGTCTGGTCATTTATGAACTTGTTGAGCTCATGACGGTTGTACAGACCTGTTATTGAATCTTTTTCTGCAAGTTCTTTTGTTTTCGAAAAAAGTATGTGGCTTTCCCAAAGGACGGAATATTGCTTTGAGAAAATTTCGGCAACTTTCTTCTGCAACCTTGATATAGGTTTTTTGTCGAAATAATTATCGAGTAGAAAGATTCCAAAAAAGCGCATGGATGTGAAGACCGGCACAGCCAACATTTCACCAGAAAAACCGAGTTTGTTTCTTAGGGTTTCAGGAAGCTCTTCCACGCTCTGTATATGATACATTTTTTTCTTTTCCACGATTTCCTGCAGAGAAGTTCCTTCAAACTCACTGAAGGTTATTTCAATACCTTTGACTCTTTTTTCTAACCGAGATTCGAATGCCTTTTGATTGTAATTTGCAAAGAAATCTGAAAGCCCCATGTCAAGAAGCTCTATTTCTTCCCACACACGATGGGCCTCCTCATTGTCAGCGGGTCCAAAAGCACTTGTTATCTCAAATTTTTCTTCCTTCGGTACATAGTGGAGAAAGAAAGCTCTGTTGAAAGAGCCACAGTATCCGGCAGTGAGTCCCGTGAAAACCGCGTAAGTGATTTTACCCCAATCCAGGGATCTGGTTGCCTCAGACAATAAAGCGTTCAGGTTCGATAGAGCGTTTGAAAGATTTGCGGCTTCGTAAAAGAGAGGAAAGAGTACTTCCTTCCCTTTATCCGTTGAAAGCAGATGGTAAATGATATCCTCTACGCTTCTTTTTAGAAGCTCGTAACTCAATTGTGTTCCCTTTTCCACTTTGATGAAGGCACTCTGGTCCCGAGGATCATCCACATATCTCACGCTTTGAATCGGGATTTTCATCTTTCTCAATGCTTTGACAAGCTGAAAAACAGCATAAGGGACCTGCGAAGGGTCCCTATGTACCTTCAGTGAAACATCGAATTTTATATTGAGATTTTCACTTAAATAGATTACCATTGGGGGTAAATGCGCTTTTCTTACCCTTATTTCGAACTCCTCACTGAACAAGCTTGACACCTCAATAACCTATCAGCATTTTTGAAAGTTCATTTTGACGCTTGATGAGTTCCTGGAGTTCATCGTCTTTAATGTGTCCGTGCTCAATCCTCAGCTCTCCGTTTACCATAACAAAATCAACCCTACCAGGATCACACATCACCACAGAAGCCACAGGATCAGCAAGCCCTCCCGCGAGGGAGAGTTGGTTGAGGTCGAATGCAATGATATCGGCAGCTTTTCCTGGTTCAATAGATCCTATGTAATCATCCATCCTGAGGACTTTTGCACCGCCCATGGTTGCCATGTATAGGACATCCCTGGGGGTTAAAGCATCAGCTCCCTTTGCCACACGCTGGAGCATCATCGCGTTTCGCGCTTCGAGCAACATGTTACCAGAATCGTTGGAGGCGCTACCGTCGACGGCCAGTCCGATGCGTATATTGTTGTCTTTCATCTCCCTAACGGGTGCGATACCAGATCCAAGTCGCATATTGGAAGTTGGACAGTGAGCCATACCACAATCATTTGCCGCCAGTTTCTTTATGTCTTCATCAGAAAGCCATACAAGATGGGCAAACCAAACTCTCGGATTCAACCAGCCTATTTTTTCCATGTAATCAATAGGCCTGAGCCCAACCTTTTCAAGACAATATTCCTCCTCATCCTTTGTCTCCGCGAGATGGGTGTGGAGGAGGACATCATATTTCTCGGCTAGTTCCAGCGTCCTTATCATCGACTGTTCTGTTACCGAGAAGGGCGAACAGGGAGCGAGGGCAATTCTCGTCATGGCGTATTTCTTTGAATCATGGTACTTTTCGATGAGCCTGACGGAATCCTCTATTATCTCTTCTTCTGTCTGAACAACGGAATCCGGCGGCAAGCCCCCATCTTTTTTCGATAGTGACATGGAACCTCTCGTGGGATGAAACCTTATTCCACACCTTCGAGCGGCATCTATTTCTGAATCGATGAAATTGCTCTTCCCTCTGGGGTGAAGATAAAGCATATCGGTTGTTGTAGTCGTCCCTGTGAGCATCATCTCGTAAATACCAACAGCGGCACTCACATAGACGGCTTCGTTATCGATGTTCTTCCAGAGCTCATAAAGGTACACCAACCAATCGAACAGCTTTGCCGATGACACCGCAGGCACATTACGGAAAAGCGACTGGTAGAGGTGGTGATGGGTATTCACAAAGCCCGGTAATACAACCCTTCCCGAAAGATCAATTACTCTATCCGCAATAGGGGCTTCACCCGTTCCCACTTCTTTTATGACGTTATCTTCAATGAGTATGTAAGCATTTGAGAGTTCCTCCATTTTAGAATTCATAGTAGCGAGTTTTTCAATGTTTTTAAGAACTGTCTTCATTCTTTCACCTCCGATTTAATTCTATCATTTTGAAATTTTCCACCAAATCCCTTCCCTTGCGAAATCACGAATTAAGAAACAATTAAGCCCATAAAAACTAATTCTTTGTATAATTTTTAATGAGGTGTTTTCATGACTCTATCGAATAGTGAATATAAAAAAAACTCGGTATGGGATTCGCTTGCTTACTATCGAACAAGGCACCCTTTCAAAAGGGGAAAAAATCCCGCTTTACTCGTGATTGATGCTCAGAAATACTTTTTTAATAACGTTTCACGAGCTTTTGTTTCGGATTCAGTCAGCGTCTTGCCATATATTGAATCTCTTGTAAATGCTTTTAATAATAGAGGGTTACCAGTATTTTTAACACGCCATGTAGACGTGGAAGGAGGTCCTATGCACCGCTGGTGGGGAACAGTTATGAAATCGACGGATCCAATGACAGAGCTAATTATTGAAAATGGTGAGATAATAATAAAGCATTCGTATGACAGTTTTTATCGAACGAATCTATCCAAGAAACTGAAAGAAAACAATATTGACCAGCTGATAGTTTGCGGAGTGCAGACACATTTGTGTGTGAGCACTACTGTACGTTCTGCCTTCATAAGGGGGTTTAATCCCGTGGTCGTAGTAGACGCTGTTGCGTCTAAAAACAGGGAACTGCATAATGGCGCATTATTAGAGCTTGCTCATGGATTTGCGATGATTGCCACAACCGGGGAGGTCATGGCGTGTTTGTAGAAGTAGCCATCGTCGGGGCAGGGCCAGCAGGAATAACCTGCGCCATTCAACTGGAACATCATGGGATTGAATTCTCGTTAATTGAGAAGGAAAGAATCGGTGGATTGTTACTCAACGCCAATCTTGTAGAAAACTTACCACTGTTGCCACCAATACCGGGCAAAGAGGTTGTGAAGATGCTGAAAAATACTCTCGAAAGGCGAGGAATAGATATCCTTTATGCGACCGTCAGAACGATTGAGAAGATTGGGTCAGGGTTTGTGCTTCATCACAGTGATGGCATCATCCAGTCACGCTATATCGTGCTAGCCACGGGTACTTTACCAAAGCGGATCAAAGCGTTTGAAGTTTCACCACGAATTGTTTATGAGCCTTTCAAGCTCTTTGATGTTGTGGGGAAATGCATAGCCATTGCAGGTTCAGGGGAAGCGGCTTTTGATGCTGCTTTGAACCTTGCAAAACGAAACAACGTGGTACTGTTCACTAAGCACGAGCCCCACAAGGTTTCGCCAAAGCTTATAGAGAGGGCCTCGAAACTGAAAAATATCGAGCTGAAACTTTGTGAGCCGGTGAAAAGCGTGCAGGTAAAAGGTGACGGCCTTTTGATAAGCACAAAAGCTTCATTGGCTTTTTACGATTACCTCTTGATAAGCATTGGCAGAAGAGCGAACAATGGCATGATATCCGAAGACTTGTTGAATTGCGAGGAACTCTTTCTTGCAGGTGATGTAAAGCGAGGTGCTCTTGGACAGGCTACGATGGCTATGGGCGATGGTATGGAAGCTGCGCAGAAAATTATAGAAAGGTTGAGAAGGAGGAATCGCAATTGAAAATCCTCAAGCAGTTTGGTAGAGATGATATAGCCTGGGTCTTTCTTGGTGAGACATCAAAAGGCAATCTGGTGGAATTCGTGGAATCCGTCCAGCCACCCATTCCGAGGGAAGAAAAAGAAGTGGTGATCATTTCCACCCTCGTAGGTTGCCCTATTGGGTGCTATATGTGTGATGCTGGCGGTTTTTATCATGGGAAACTCACCGTCGATGAGATGCTCGAGCAGATCGATCACGTGGTTCTGAATCGGTTCGGGCGTTTCTCCGTGCCTTCCAAGAAGTTTAAAATTCAGTTTGCGAGAATGGGAGAACCTGCTTTGAACGATGCGGTTCTCGAAGTGCTGGATACATTGCCAGCGCGTTACGATGCACCGGGTCTGCTTCCTTCCATATCCACAGTTGCACCGGTGGGAAGGGAGAGCTTTTTTGAACAACTTATAAAGATAAAGAATCGACATTACAAAGGCCGGTTTCAGCTCCAGTTCTCAATACACTCCACCGATCCTGATCAGAGGGACAGAATAATCCCGATTAAGAAATGGAGCTTCGAGCAGATAGCCGAATTTGGAGAGCGTTTTTACACTGAGGGAGACAGGAAGGTCACTTTGAACTTTGCCCTTGGGAAGGATAATATCGTTGATCCAAAAAGGCTCGCTGAATTTTTCGATCCTGGAAAATTTCTTATCAAGATAACCCCCGTCAACCCAACATACAGGGCCATCGAAAACGGAGTTGAATCGGGTGTAGATGTGAAGTACCAAACGCTACCATATCATCCAAGACTTCTTGAAAGCTTACATGAAATCGGTTTTGAAGTAATCGTAAGCATAGGGGAACTCGAAGAGAACAAAATAGGTAGTAACTGCGGTCAGTACGTTCAAAGACATCTATTGAGTGATCTTCAGATATCAGGTGCTTATGAATTAGCAAGAAATTCAAAGATAGTCTAGAACTAAGGCCTTCTGATTTCCTTATTTTTTATGTATGCAAATTTTGGCATTCGAGTTTGAACAAGTATAATTTTATGTAATACGTTTTACTCTGCAGGGAAAGGACTGATGGGATGGAAAAGAAGATTTTAGAGACCGCTGAGAAATACCGTGAGGAACTGACAAACTTCATGAGAGATTTAGTCAGGATTAGGAGTTACTCTACGGAAGAAAGAGATGTAGTTCAGAGGATCAAGCAGGAAATGGAAAAAGTGGGCTTCGATGAGGTAATCATCGACGGAATGGGTAATGTCCTTGGCAGAGTTGGAAATGGAAACAAGATCATTGCTATGGATGCCCATATCGACACTGTTGAAGTTGGGAATCCTGAACTGTGGGATGTAGATCCTTTTGAGGCTGTTATAAAGGATGGGGTAATATACGGTCGCGGTGCCAGTGATCAAAAAGCTGGCATGGCCTCAATGGTGTATGGCGTTAAGGT
This genomic interval from Kosmotoga pacifica contains the following:
- a CDS encoding sodium:proton antiporter, which translates into the protein MIQYFSLVLIAIGIYGLLSQKNLVKLIVSLNIAELGVNLFIVSIGYVADGKVPILSPAVNRSTMNFVDPLPQALVLTAIVIGVGVTALALSLVLKVKESYGTIELDEIRGDKA
- the mbhE gene encoding hydrogen gas-evolving membrane-bound hydrogenase subunit E, giving the protein MKKFIAALIAFLFFIMFISVLNSDTETLQGIPEFGKVDLSERVSEKYISKSVNGDNGEIIYGETKDAESGSANVVTSIVVNYRSFDTLGEVTVLFLSATGVAILIGGGRRKVLPISVNPIVRISARIVATLLLVFGAYIFIHGHLTPGGGFPGGTIIAAGMLLMLLVDDKKRAPKALKVLEGTMGFVYVAVGIAGLLVTGSFLQNFLPTGTVGDLLSAGIIPVVYSIIGLKVGAELSGLLDDFFAEEGEE
- a CDS encoding Na(+)/H(+) antiporter subunit B; translated protein: MNIISFIIGIVIVVSSIVAIEAKRLLTSIVMLSLTSLLAVVSFVLLKAPDVAITEASVGAGLTTAIFLLTLKRLGKEESK
- the mnhG gene encoding monovalent cation/H(+) antiporter subunit G, giving the protein MEIIGYTLMTIGSLFYLLGGLGVLRMPDVYNRLQAGTKATTLGSFSFILGVGFIHPEWLLKTIVIVAFIAITNPVGSSALARASLKSGVKPDPRTDMGEYLPKEGSEEE
- a CDS encoding cation:proton antiporter produces the protein MTTLIVFLSLIAFGAVLALLRIFRGPTLSDRVAALDIMNVIVTGVIVLFALIEENPLFLDIALVYAALSFLETVVVARYLEGRK
- a CDS encoding Na+/H+ antiporter subunit E codes for the protein MTLNFLSVFVVTYLMWIGFTTSLTSAELLMGLVVALLVAAVMARYSKMKIGIDFPIRAIKFIFGYLPVFIVAMVKANLDVAKRVLNPNLPINPAIVKVPVKLKGEISKLTLANSITLTPGTLSLDIDEEGIFVHWIDKQAVDTEDIKKAIVGSFEEKIGGIFE
- a CDS encoding GGDEF domain-containing protein yields the protein MFSEEFEIRVRKAHLPPMVIYLSENLNIKFDVSLKVHRDPSQVPYAVFQLVKALRKMKIPIQSVRYVDDPRDQSAFIKVEKGTQLSYELLKRSVEDIIYHLLSTDKGKEVLFPLFYEAANLSNALSNLNALLSEATRSLDWGKITYAVFTGLTAGYCGSFNRAFFLHYVPKEEKFEITSAFGPADNEEAHRVWEEIELLDMGLSDFFANYNQKAFESRLEKRVKGIEITFSEFEGTSLQEIVEKKKMYHIQSVEELPETLRNKLGFSGEMLAVPVFTSMRFFGIFLLDNYFDKKPISRLQKKVAEIFSKQYSVLWESHILFSKTKELAEKDSITGLYNRHELNKFINDQTSFDTDICSLVFIDVDRFKAVNDKHGHSEGDRVLKKIGDIILSETRTGVDRAFRYGGDEFVILLPLEKNAARNVIERIKKRIETTTPVSISYGIASFPDDSKDFHELLKLADKRTYLMKREKSE
- a CDS encoding 8-oxoguanine deaminase, with amino-acid sequence MKTVLKNIEKLATMNSKMEELSNAYILIEDNVIKEVGTGEAPIADRVIDLSGRVVLPGFVNTHHHLYQSLFRNVPAVSSAKLFDWLVYLYELWKNIDNEAVYVSAAVGIYEMMLTGTTTTTDMLYLHPRGKSNFIDSEIDAARRCGIRFHPTRGSMSLSKKDGGLPPDSVVQTEEEIIEDSVRLIEKYHDSKKYAMTRIALAPCSPFSVTEQSMIRTLELAEKYDVLLHTHLAETKDEEEYCLEKVGLRPIDYMEKIGWLNPRVWFAHLVWLSDEDIKKLAANDCGMAHCPTSNMRLGSGIAPVREMKDNNIRIGLAVDGSASNDSGNMLLEARNAMMLQRVAKGADALTPRDVLYMATMGGAKVLRMDDYIGSIEPGKAADIIAFDLNQLSLAGGLADPVASVVMCDPGRVDFVMVNGELRIEHGHIKDDELQELIKRQNELSKMLIGY
- a CDS encoding isochorismatase family cysteine hydrolase, whose product is MTLSNSEYKKNSVWDSLAYYRTRHPFKRGKNPALLVIDAQKYFFNNVSRAFVSDSVSVLPYIESLVNAFNNRGLPVFLTRHVDVEGGPMHRWWGTVMKSTDPMTELIIENGEIIIKHSYDSFYRTNLSKKLKENNIDQLIVCGVQTHLCVSTTVRSAFIRGFNPVVVVDAVASKNRELHNGALLELAHGFAMIATTGEVMACL
- a CDS encoding NAD(P)/FAD-dependent oxidoreductase is translated as MFVEVAIVGAGPAGITCAIQLEHHGIEFSLIEKERIGGLLLNANLVENLPLLPPIPGKEVVKMLKNTLERRGIDILYATVRTIEKIGSGFVLHHSDGIIQSRYIVLATGTLPKRIKAFEVSPRIVYEPFKLFDVVGKCIAIAGSGEAAFDAALNLAKRNNVVLFTKHEPHKVSPKLIERASKLKNIELKLCEPVKSVQVKGDGLLISTKASLAFYDYLLISIGRRANNGMISEDLLNCEELFLAGDVKRGALGQATMAMGDGMEAAQKIIERLRRRNRN
- a CDS encoding radical SAM protein, whose protein sequence is MKILKQFGRDDIAWVFLGETSKGNLVEFVESVQPPIPREEKEVVIISTLVGCPIGCYMCDAGGFYHGKLTVDEMLEQIDHVVLNRFGRFSVPSKKFKIQFARMGEPALNDAVLEVLDTLPARYDAPGLLPSISTVAPVGRESFFEQLIKIKNRHYKGRFQLQFSIHSTDPDQRDRIIPIKKWSFEQIAEFGERFYTEGDRKVTLNFALGKDNIVDPKRLAEFFDPGKFLIKITPVNPTYRAIENGVESGVDVKYQTLPYHPRLLESLHEIGFEVIVSIGELEENKIGSNCGQYVQRHLLSDLQISGAYELARNSKIV